From the Cyanobium sp. M30B3 genome, the window GCAGCGGCCGCTTCATCGATGAAGGCACGGAGCTGCTGGAGCGCCACGACCCCCAGGGCATGGCCCTGCGCTGGCTGCGCCAGGATCCGGCCCGGGCAGAGGAGTGGACCCGCCACGCCCCGGCCGCCGGCCTGTGGCGGCGCCCGCTGCTGCTGCTGGGCGGCTGGCACGATCCCCACCTGGAGGGGGTGCTGGACCTCTGGCGGCAGGCCCGTGCGGCTGGCGGAGAGCCCCTGCTGCGCATCGGCGCCTGGAGCCACCTCAACTGGCGGGAGGGGGCAGACCAGCTCCAGCTGGCGTTCTTCCGCCGCCATCTCCAGCGCGACGGCGTCGCCGCCGCGGAGGCCGGGCCTGGGCCCGTGGCCGCCGTTGCGGTGCAGGCCGAACGCACGGGCCAGTGGCACAGCCTGGGGCCTGCGGCGCCCGCGGCACCGGGCGGCTGGCCAACGTGGTGGTTGAGCTGCGCTGGTCAGGCCACGGCGGAAGGGGGCAGGCTGCTGCCGGATCCCGGAACGGCGGATGGGGGGCGCGCTCCGGTGCAGTGGCTGGTGCACGACCCCTGGAGACCGGTCCCCGGGCGCGGGGGCCATCTGGACCCCAACCCGGGCCCCTGCGAGCGGGCCGACCTGGATCAGCGCCGCGATGTGGCCTGCTTCACCTCGGCGCCGTGGCCGGAGGTCGCCCTTCCCGAAGGACTGCAGGGCCTGGTGGTGCGGCCCCAGCTGCGGCTGCGGGTGAGTGCCGATCAGCCGGGCTTCGACCTCTGTGCCGTGCTGTCCAGGGTCGCAGTCGATGGGCGTGTGGACCAGCTGGCGGTGGGCGTGGCGCGCCACCTGGGAGAGTCCTGTCTGGAGAGCCGCTGGCGGCAG encodes:
- a CDS encoding CocE/NonD family hydrolase, whose protein sequence is MRCRDGTCLLSRIWQPEGEGSWPVLLMRQPYGRAIASTPTLAHPGWWAEQGFLVVVQDVRGQGESEGEFGGFGQEASDTADTVRWARRLPGSNGRVGTYGFSYQGFTQLVGDGDTSCARNAGAGDGLPDCLPDCLPDCLAVAMAGLDERLHWASIGGAHWWALGLGWGLQLAALRCRRRGDGQGWQAIRRSLSSGRFIDEGTELLERHDPQGMALRWLRQDPARAEEWTRHAPAAGLWRRPLLLLGGWHDPHLEGVLDLWRQARAAGGEPLLRIGAWSHLNWREGADQLQLAFFRRHLQRDGVAAAEAGPGPVAAVAVQAERTGQWHSLGPAAPAAPGGWPTWWLSCAGQATAEGGRLLPDPGTADGGRAPVQWLVHDPWRPVPGRGGHLDPNPGPCERADLDQRRDVACFTSAPWPEVALPEGLQGLVVRPQLRLRVSADQPGFDLCAVLSRVAVDGRVDQLAVGVARHLGESCLESRWRQVSLQPLLLELGAGERLRLSLAAAAWPQIAVNPGSGRQPRGGSGIEHRVISLRLELEQACLVLEPALGDAGDGLLGQTAPN